The Aspergillus oryzae RIB40 DNA, chromosome 5 genome segment TGGCGACTATGTATTGTCTTGGGCCGACGAGTTGGAAAAGCAATACGCGAAAATATCGGCACATGGCCCGAAGAGCACACTCGTCAAACGAAGCGCCAAAGACCGAACATCTGAAGTCGAGGATGCAGCCCAGAAGCCATACAAGAAAGTGAAGGTGGAGACAGACGAGCAAGGCGTTGAAGATGTAGTGCGAGCCCATTACCAGAAGGGATCGCTATCGAAGGTGACTATTACCTGCCCCCTAGGCTTTAATTTGGACTAACTAACGCGCGTGACTTGTGTGTAGCTTACGGTACCTGTCCTCAAAGACTTTCTGAATGCCCATGGACGCTCCGCTGCTGGGAAGAAAGCTGATCTCGTTGAGCGTGTGGAGGAGTATTTGGAGCAGAAATGAGACAACGCTAGTATTGGTTACGAGAGACAGATTTTAGCAGATAATGTTTCTCTATCcttttaataaaaaatacATAATGCTAGAACACTATCAAGTGTATATTAATGGTCTTTACCTACGTAATCCTACTCAATAATGTCATCTCAGAGAGCAAATGTGTACATGTTCGAGATATTCAAACACTATCGGGAAACCTAGGATGATGCTGTAGGGACTTTTGGTCCTCGTCTATGTAATTTGACCCAAAATCTGAAAATATAGTGGGAGGTTTGTCACCGTAAAAGTCATTGTACCAGCAACGTTGCAGTCGTACATCAGTAAGTAATATAAAATATGAATAGGAATATATTTCGATATATTTACATGTTTTCTAAACCGTACCGGCAGAAATAACACAGATGATTCAGACGGGTATATCCAAACGGACGAAAGCCCTCTAACAACGCCTGTCTAATCCCAGAAATGCATGCTCAAAGCGATAAACAAAAGTATACCGGATAGGTATCTATGACAAAACCCACATAGTAAAAACAGTCGTGGCTGGTGTacagtgtatatatatctatgttgCGATTGAAAAAAAATGTACTAGCATTTGCCATATACTTGGCAGTAGCAGAGTTCCTCGTCTGGGCAACTAGAGGACAAACCATGTTAGTTAATTTTGTTATTGCATAGGTTTGATGCAATGGATGCTTACTATACGGACTCCTTGCCGAATATGACATGCCAGAGGAACTCCATGACTCGTCCGCTACTGGcatcatctttctctgtgtCGATGACCCATTGTCGGAACTTGATGTAGTCTTCTCGAGGTCGTTTCAGGACCTGTTCGCGCGACACGGCGAATTGCGCGCAGCATGCTGCGCCGACGAGTTTGGGCGCTTGGAGGAATTTTTGTGTTTGTCGGTTCTCCGTCGATGGGTCTTCTGTGATGGCGGGCGAAGTAGTCGAGTTTAGGGGCGGGGTGCTGGTCCCTTCGAACACTTCTTCCCAGACCTGTTCCGTTACATGGCGATTGATGCGATGATCCGCCTTGCATCCGGGGTTCCAATTGCAACGGAGGTTGACGTAGCCATTCTGTTGGACGAAATCAAGCTGTAGAGCGCGCATCGCTGCTACATTGTCGTGCAAAGGCGCATCGACATGCCAGGCCATGAAGAAGCCGGCGCGGTGGGCATGGAGGAAAGCGATTGTGGAAGGAAGGTTGTCATAATGATCAATCAGATACGTGAGGTAGGCCATAGATTCGTGGCCCTTGTTGAGGGCGGTATTGAGTTTATGTTTGTCTGCTTTGGTTTTATTCGAGGGGTTGACAATATAAATCGCACGTTGCCAGCTTCAAGCGGTCCGTCATTAGTAACCGAGTCAATTGGTGATTGTTGGGGAGAGGTTCCGTACTCAGGGAGTTCTTGCTCGACCCATTCGGCcggctcttcttccagccgGGCCATCACGATCACTTTGTCTCCCAGTTTTGCATGGTAGTGGGATAGGCCCTCATGGTGGGGTTTCTTGGAGTTCAGCCAATCTATCAAGTATGCGCCTGCGCGATACTGGTTGCAGATTTCCTCGAGGTGGAGCGCTAATAAGTATATTGGGACGATGAGTAGTAGACATGCGCATAGTGCTAATCTAAAGCCGCATCTCATTGTGAAGTTTGCCACACGGTGATTAGTACTCGGGTACTAGAGATATCCAGTAGCGCATCAAGGGGGGTTTTCAGTGTCGAGACGAATTCGTTCTAGCGCAGTACTCAAGGGTACTGAGCGTTCACTGGCGATTGGTATGCATGTAAGAACTGGAGGACCTGAATATTGGGGACAACCAATTGGGTTTGAAAGTGAGGGTAGCGGAAGGTATTGACAATCAATAAAATGAGGGTTAGTATATTAAATATCAGTaagggataaaaaaaaaaaacaaaagaaatagaataatatcGGAtaaaaaggagagacagaaaaagaccaACTCGCAGATAGGAATAATGTTCAACGCCCtggaaagaggaaaagaaaggaaaaggaccGAGAGGGGGATATCACCGCATGATGGCAAAGAACCCTAAGAAATGAGAGACCAAAGCGCTGCTCCGTAATAAAGTCCagaagggagggaaagacgATGGGATGGTTGTACCAGGCTACCAGCTAGGGATGGCATTTTTTCAGATATTTTGTCTAAATCGCAGAATTGCAGAAATCTAAGTgtttttttactttccagTTTGAAATTTAAAGTGGGTATAATTCGGCCAATCAGAAAGGCTTACTTATCAATATCCGACTAATCCCACAGACCAATTAGACTACTAGAATCTATATGGTATATTGGTCTAGtgactacggagtactatgGAATCACTATTTTAGGCGATTTATAATTTCAATATTTTAAATAGCCTTATTTTCAATCGATTTCAACTGCCTGAGGTGTTTTAATTTGTATCATTGCTGGGAACCCCTATAAAAAACTTGAAGCCAGTTAGTAGATCAAAGCCAAGCCGCTCTAAATTACTAGTGCAAAAACTACTTTCAAGACCGATTCTACATTTCGTGTCAAGAATTTCATGAAATTTTGACATTTTGCATTTCTTCCCTCGTACCGGCAGCTCATGAAAATCCAGGACCAGCCAATATGCTTATTGGACGGTCTGCGGACATCATGTCGAAAGTGCAGCTCCAGTGAGAATCCCCACTGTTAGGCCACGCGTTAGCGCTGCTTAAGCTCTGGGGGCGCCACTACTATGGAAAGGCTCGCCATCCTCATAGGCTCCAGGGGGCTGTGCTTGTTCAGGGGGTTTAACCTTTAGTGGGCATAGCGGGGAAGCTTGGCGTGGCCCGTCAGGCTTACTTTGCACCCGTCCTTCCCCTCACTGGCCACTAATTTAGAGTGTCTGCACACTTTACGCccggtactccgtaagccTTCTTTGATCTGCTGTCACTAGGTTAGTGAAACAACACTTGAACCTGGACTCGAAATTTACCCGTGGGACAAAAACGGGAACTGGAATTCAGACACCGCCACAACTGACCCTCAGGAAAACTACTGCAACGGTTGATTctgaaacaaaggaagaagaaccgtTGGAACGTCCAATGGAAGCGTTCCGTAGCTTAAATCCAATTAGAGGGCCTGATTGGCCCACAGAACCATGGGTCGCACGTGGCGTCCCCAAGTAGGTTACTTAGGATTCTAAGTTATATCAGCCACGCCAGATACGGACTCTTAAGCGAGCGGGGAAATAAAACCGAAGTTGAAAATGGCAAAAGTCGGTTCCTTGGATTGTCAGAACACGGTCTCCATTCCCCAGCCGCAGCAACGTCGATTGAGGTGCCTTCTTAGTGCGTAACCCACTCCAGCATCATCAATGAAAGTCCACGAGGACATTAGTACGTATCACTACATTGAAGTACGTGGCATACCCATATACCATAAGACAGGCAGCAATGGATTGATATGTGGTGTCAAAAGTGATAATTAACCCTAGACAATACTCTCTGTCATCTCCTGCTATAATTATATCCTGTTGCCTAGATTAGGCCCTATCTCCAGATTCAGAGGCTTACTTCATTTTAACTTTGGTACTAAATGCAAGCCATGAGGGATTTTAGGTAAACCTATATACACAcgagaggggaaaagaaaaaggaaataaagagagaggaatgcgaaaattaaaaaagaggGACAGAATCAGTTTGATTGGACACAGTAGATAACTGACCACTCACGGGACCACTTACTGAGCACGCACTCGTAACCCTATTCTGACGGACTTGTACCCTTTTGTGCTTGTAGAACTATCAGAACTATCTCATATCTCCACTATGTACTGATTGCTCGTCCTGATAACATCAATCAAATATCAATGCATTCTATAGTTGATGTATTCTGTAATAAGAGTCTGTGTAATAATACTTAACCTCATTGAATGGGCCTTTTTGTTACTTACCCTATATCTCTCAAGGAGAGAGTGTCGCGCTATCGTTACCATGCGATAGATAACCTCAACATTTAACGGTGCCAGACGGCCTTCATCTGACCCTGACTTGACCAATTTTGAGTACTCTCACATTGAAGACAATGCGCGGAGGTGGAGTATTTTCATTCCACATTTTCACCATGAACCATTAATGGGCAAGCGTTCTCATCCGGGTTCACAATGTGtttcctctcctctgctTACTTCCATTGTCTTTCAAAATGTGATATGAGGTGCCCTATAGAGAGGCAACCGTTTGTGCTACAGCCATCAAATACCCATGAAATTGCTTCCTATACATATAAGTTCAAAGTGCCAGCTACTTCTACTGAGAAACACTGAATTAGCATGCTTCGATATTGAGCCTAAAATCTTGGAATGTTTGCTGGATCTGCCAAAGTAAGTTTGACTTGAGCGCTGAATAAGCAAGCCTTTCACGGCGTTCATATTCAATCAGAGCTTTTGGCGGCAACAGGCTGCCGACGATATTCTTTATGGGCTTTCaacctctcttccttcgaaTCCGAATACTTGTCTCCAAATATGCGAGAAGGGGTAATAAATGCGCACTTGTCGTTAGAGGGCCTTTGACTAAGGACTTCGAAGATGGACTTCATGCCGTCAGA includes the following:
- a CDS encoding DUF3431 domain-containing protein (predicted protein), whose translation is MRCGFRLALCACLLLIVPIYLLALHLEEICNQYRAGAYLIDWLNSKKPHHEGLSHYHAKLGDKVIVMARLEEEPAEWVEQELPDWQRAIYIVNPSNKTKADKHKLNTALNKGHESMAYLTYLIDHYDNLPSTIAFLHAHRAGFFMAWHVDAPLHDNVAAMRALQLDFVQQNGYVNLRCNWNPGCKADHRINRHVTEQVWEEVFEGTSTPPLNSTTSPAITEDPSTENRQTQKFLQAPKLVGAACCAQFAVSREQVLKRPREDYIKFRQWVIDTEKDDASSGRVMEFLWHVIFGKESVYCPDEELCYCQVYGKCYSNGILENCARRGTDLELILDRRVLSSDIPSPVAGEALESVCRYAGASGSEGEAL